The genomic window ATAATAAAGTGGCAAATGATTTCAAAGGATTTGATTTTGATCTAATTCGTTATTTCGGAATTACATCTCCAATTTCAGAAGCAGATTTCTTAAAATCATCTGACATTGAAATCACTGGAAAAGTTTACAAAGAAGCTTTGGCATTCTACACAGAAAAAACTGAAAGAAGCGCTAGAGAAGCTTTCCCAATCATTAAAGGTGTTTATGAAGAGCCAAACAATCATTTCGAAAGAATTGTAGTTCCTTTTACAGATGGAATTAAAACTTTGAATGTTGTTACTGACTTGAAAAAAGCTTACGACAGTGAAGGTGCTCAATTAATTGCCGATTTCGAGAAAAACATTACACTTTCTATCGTTGATGAAGCTTGGAAAAAACACTTACGCAAAATGGACGAATTGAAACAATCTGTTCAATTGGCTGTTCACGAGCAAAAAGATCCATTGCTTATTTACAAATTAGAAGCTTTTAACTTGTTTAGATCAATGTTAGACAACGTAAATAAAGAAGTTATTTCATTCTTATTTAAAGGTGATTTACCTGCTCAAGACGTTCCTGAAATTCATGAAGCAAGAGAAGTTCGTCAGAAAGAAAATTTACAATTAACTAAAGACGAAATTCCAAACAGCGAAAATATTAATCGTGAAGCTGGAGAAACACAACAACGCCAAGTAACTGAAACTATCGTGAGAGATATGCCGAAAATCAATCGTAACGATACTGTAACAGTTCAAGAAGTTGCAACTGGTAAAACAGAAACAATGAAATTCAAAAAAGCAGAAAGTCTTTTAGCTGCTGGAACTTGGGTTATTGTTAATGAATAAATTCTAAGTATTCAGTCGCAGTTTACAGTCTCAGTACCGTTTACAGTTTACACTGATACTTCAAATTCCATAAAAAAACCGACAGCGAAAACTGTCGGTTTTTTATTTTTTTTAAGCGTTTATATTTTAAATTAAACATCTCAAAACTGAAGACTGAGACTGTAAACTGTGACTTTTTTATCTCGGATTCTCCTGATAATAGCGAGCTTCAATTCGTTTAATATCTTTAATGGAATTTTTAGCCCAATCCAGACGTTTTACTAAAATTTCCTCTTCACTCAATTTCCAATCAATATCTGATCTTCTTAATCTATTCGTCAAACTTTGAATGACAATCGCTGCCGAAACCGAAATATTTAAACTTTCCGTAAATCCAACCATTGGTATTTTTAAGAAACCATCGGCATTGTCCATTATTTCTTTTGATAAACCTTCTTTTTCAGTTCCAAAAAATAAAGCGCTTGGTTTTGTAATATCAAAATCTTCCAGCATGCAGTCGTTTTCGTGAGGTGTAGTTGCAATAATCTGATATCCTTTGCTTTTTAAATCTGCAAGACATCCTGAAACCGAATCAAACCGATTGATATCCACCCACTTTTGAGCGCCCAAAGCAATTTCTTTATCGATTCTTTTTCCGAAACGCTGTTCAATTACGTTTAATTCCTGAATTCCAAAAACTTCGCAGCTTCGCATTACTGCGCTTGTATTATGCATCTGAAAAACATCTTCTACCGCAACTGTAAAATGCTTTGTACGGTTTTCTAAAACTTTTAAAAAATTGCTTTTTCTATTATCTGTTAAGATGTTTTCTAAGAATGCGAGGTAATCTAAATCAATCATTTTAATTCTGTTTGCTGCAAAAATACATTTTAAAAGAAATATTTAGATTTCTTACTTTTATTTTTTATTAAAAAGACCATCTAAGACATCATGAAAAATGGCCTCTCCAAATGTTTTCTTGTCGCTTTGATCTGGAAAAATAGGTTCTGGCTCTATATTACTCATTTCTCTTTTTAATAATAATTTTGTATTTACAAAAGAGTAATATTTTTGTGATTCTATCTTTGTTGGAGTAAATCCAGGTTTCGGATTATAAATAGAAAATGGAACAGGAGAATTGTAAAACTTTTGAAATTGAACATTCAATGCTGTTTCTTTTACAAATGAAAATGGAGCTAAAGAAGAGTCTTCTTCTTTAAATAAATTTTTATTTTTAGAAAATGTTTGTGCAAAAAAAGAAATACTCGCTAAAAGAGATCCTACTAAAAATAACTTTTTCATCTGATAAAAATAAAACATAAAAGTAAGAAAAAACTATTTTTACAATAAAAATCAAAGATGCATTAAGTTTTACAAAAATGCATGGAAAACAATTCTTAATATGAAAAAGAAACTTGTAGTCTTAACAGGAGCTGGAATAAGCGCAGAAAGCGGTATCAAAACATTTCGCGACAGTGATGGTTTGTGGGAAGGACATGACGTAATGGAAGTTGCAACACCCGAAGGATGGTATAAAAATCAGGAATTGGTTTTAGATTTTTACAACAAACGCCGTCAGCAGCTAAAAGAAGTGAACCCAAATTTGGGCCATACTATTCTGGCTGAATTGGAAAAAGATTTTGATGTTTATATTATCACTCAAAATGTTGACGATTTGCATGAACGTGCGGGAAGTACAAAAGTGCTTCATTTACATGGCGAATTGCTAAAAGTGAGAAGCATTCAGAATAAAAATCTAATTTTAGATTGGACGGAAGATTTAAATACTGGAGATTTTGATACAAACGGGCATCAGCTAAGACCACATATAGTCTGGTTTGGAGAAGAAGTCCCTGCTCTCGAGGAGGCTCTCGATATAACTGAAACTGCAGATTATTTTGCTGTAATTGGAACTTCCCTTCAGGTTTATCCTGCAGCGGGCTTAATTTCTTATGTTCCAAGTACAACTCCAGTTTTTTATATTGATCCAAAGCCAATTGCCATTCCGAATATCAGAAATAAAGTAGAGACGATTGCCAAATTTGCGTCAGAAGGAGTTGCAGATTTGAGAGAGAAATTAAAATCAATTTAAACACATAATTTATTGAACACAAATTTCACTAATTGACATGAATCTTTTGCATTATCTATCAAGCAGCCAAAAAATCCGTGTTAATTCTTGGAATTTGGGTTATGTTCTCTTTTCTCCCTTTTTAAATTTATTCAATTGACTTTCTGATTACTTTAAATCCGCAAATTCTGTTTATATTTGCACCTTTCGAAAAACAACATAACAATGACTACTCTAAACGAACTGAATGCTATATCGCCAATTGACGGAAGATATAGAAATAAAACCCAAAATTTAGCCCCTTTTTTCTCTGAAGAAGCTTTAATAAAATATCGTGTATTGGTTGAAGTAGAATACTTCATTTCTTTATGCGAAATTCCATTACCTCAATTAAAAGACATTGATTCCGGTTTATTTGACAGCTTAAGAAGTATTTACAAAAACTTTTCTACAGAAGATGCACTTTGGATTAAAGAAACAGAAAAAGTAACCAACCACGATGTAAAAGCAGTTGAGTACTTCATAAAAGATGCTTTTGAAAAATTAGGTTTATCTCAACACAAAGAGTTCATTCACTTCGGATTAACATCTCAAGATATTAACAATACTGCTATTCCGCTTTCTACAAAAGAAGCGTTTGAGCAGGTTTATATGCCAACTTTAATTGCGGTAATTTCTAAATTAAAGGAATTAAGTGTTGAATGGAAAGACATTCCGATGCTGGCACGCACACACGGACAACCTGCCTCTCCTACCCGTTTAGGAAAAGAACTTTTGGTTTTTGTAGAACGTTTAGAAGAGCAGATGCGTTTGTTATTCAATATTCCGTTTGCTGCTAAATTTGGCGGTGCGACAGGAAACTTTAATGCACATCATGTAGCTTATCCGCAGATTGACTGGAAACAGTTTGGAAATAAATTTGTTGAAACTAATCTTGGTTTGCAGCATTCTTTTCCAACTACTCAAATTGAACATTACGATCATTTTGCTGCTTTCTTTGATGCTTTGAAAAGAATCAACACAATTATTATCGATTTAGACCGTGATATTTGGACGTATGTTTCTATGGATTATTTCAAACAAAAAATTAAAGCTGGAGAAATTGGTTCATCTGCAATGCCGCACAAAGTGAATCCGATTGATTTTGAAAACTCTGAAGGAAATTTAGGAATTGCAAATGCTATTTTTGAACATTTATCTGCAAAATTACCAATTTCAAGATTACAGCGTGATTTAACTGACAGCACTGTTTTACGTAACGTTGGTGTTCCTTTTGGACATACAATTATCGCATTTGAAGCAACTTTGAAAGGTTTAAACAAATTACTTTTAAATGAAAGCAAATTTGCTGAAGATTTAGAAAAAAACTGGGCAGTAGTTGCTGAGGCAATTCAGACAATCTTACGTCGCGAAGCTTATCCAAATCCTTATGAAGCCCTTAAAGGTTTAACTAGAACAAATGAAGCTATTGACAAAAATGCAATTCATAATTTTATTGCTACTTTGGAAGTTTCTGATGCTGTTAGAGCAGAATTAATGCAGATAACACCTAGTAATTACACAGGAATCTAAAGAAAATACTAAATATTTTATCAAAAAAAGCTATCTTTATCGAGATAGCTTTTTTTATTTAAATCAGAGTTTAGCCCAGATTGAAATGAAAAGCCTTTTGTGAAAAAAGCCATATTTTTTCGCTGGTACAGAGCGACCAGCGGAAGCTCCTGGAACTGCTGAAAAAATAGGCATTTTTGAACAAAAGCTTGTAATGAAAAGCTGGATCAGCTCCTTAAAAAAATACCACATTTTAATATGATTGCATTAAATGCCGCGGCCGAAAGTACACATCACCTACAACCTTTAATTAGTGATTTAGGATTAATCCTTATGACTGCTGGAATTGCCGTTTTATTATTTAAAAAAATGAAACAACCTCTAGTTTTAGGATACCTGATTGCAGGATTCTTAGCTGGAAACCATTTCGATTTTTTCCCTTCTATAACCGATATGAAGAGTGTCGAAGTATGGGCAGAAATCGGGGTTATATTTTTACTATTTAGTTTAGGACTCGAATTTAGTTTTAAGAAACTAATGAAGGTTGGAGGAACCTCATCTATCACCGCCATAACCCAGATTATGTTTATGACACTGATTGGTTATTGTGTCGGCCAATGGATGGGGTGGGGAAAAATGGACAGTATTTTTCTAGGGGCAACACTTTCGATTTCATCTACAACAATTATTATAAGGGCTTTTGATGAATTGGGTGTAAAAGGTAAAAAGTTCGTCGGTATTGTATTTGGAGCTTTAATTGTTGAAGATATTGTTGCCATTTTAATGCTTGTTTTATTATCAACGATTGCGGTAAGCGACCAAGTTTCTGGAGGTGAATTGATTCAATCTGTTTTAAAATTAGTTTTCTTTTTAATTATATGGTTTTTAGGCGGGATTTTTATTATTCCGACCATCTTTAAAAAAGCCAAACATCTCATGACAGACGAAATGCTTTTGATAATTTCATTAGCATTATGTTTAATGATGGTAATTTTTGCTGCAAATGTTGGATTTTCACCAGCTTTAGGCGCATTTATCATGGGTTCTATAATTGCTGAAACTACAATGGCAGAGAAAATCGAACATTTAATTCAGCCTGTAAAAGATTTATTTGGCGCCGTTTTCTTTGTATCCGTAGGAATGTTGATTAATCCGGGAACTTTAGTGACTTACGCCCTTCCTGTGGCTTTAATTACACTGATAACTATTTTTGGAAAAGCTTTTAGTTCTTCTATTGGAGCGTTAATTTCTGGTCAGCCTCTTAAACAATCTGTTCAAACGGGAATGAGTCTGGCGCAAATTGGGGAGTTTTCATTTATTATTGCAACTCTTGGTATGACTTTGAAAGTAACCAGCGATTTCTTGTACCCCATTATTGTGGCAGTTTCGGCAGTTACAACTTTTACAACTCCATTCTTAATCAAATATTCTGAAACATTTGCGCAATTTTTAGAATCTAAAATGCCCAAAAAATGGGTTAAAAATATTAACCGATATAGTGTAAATGCGCAGGCAATTAAGTCTGTGAGTACTTGGCAGATTGTACTTCGCTCTTCAATCACTCAAATTATTCTTCATACTATTATTATTGCTGCAATTATTTTATTGTCATCTCGATTTGTAGCGCCGTTAGTAGCCGATACGAGATTTGGAAATACTTTAGCTGCCTTATTAACATTGGTGATAATTGCGCCGTTTTTATGGGCTCTCTCGCTTCGACGCGTTAAAGTAGAAGAAGTAGAAATACTTTGGGAGGAACGCAAATATCGCGGAGCCCTTTTGATG from Flavobacterium fluviale includes these protein-coding regions:
- a CDS encoding TrmH family RNA methyltransferase, with the protein product MIDLDYLAFLENILTDNRKSNFLKVLENRTKHFTVAVEDVFQMHNTSAVMRSCEVFGIQELNVIEQRFGKRIDKEIALGAQKWVDINRFDSVSGCLADLKSKGYQIIATTPHENDCMLEDFDITKPSALFFGTEKEGLSKEIMDNADGFLKIPMVGFTESLNISVSAAIVIQSLTNRLRRSDIDWKLSEEEILVKRLDWAKNSIKDIKRIEARYYQENPR
- a CDS encoding SIR2 family NAD-dependent protein deacylase encodes the protein MKKKLVVLTGAGISAESGIKTFRDSDGLWEGHDVMEVATPEGWYKNQELVLDFYNKRRQQLKEVNPNLGHTILAELEKDFDVYIITQNVDDLHERAGSTKVLHLHGELLKVRSIQNKNLILDWTEDLNTGDFDTNGHQLRPHIVWFGEEVPALEEALDITETADYFAVIGTSLQVYPAAGLISYVPSTTPVFYIDPKPIAIPNIRNKVETIAKFASEGVADLREKLKSI
- the purB gene encoding adenylosuccinate lyase: MTTLNELNAISPIDGRYRNKTQNLAPFFSEEALIKYRVLVEVEYFISLCEIPLPQLKDIDSGLFDSLRSIYKNFSTEDALWIKETEKVTNHDVKAVEYFIKDAFEKLGLSQHKEFIHFGLTSQDINNTAIPLSTKEAFEQVYMPTLIAVISKLKELSVEWKDIPMLARTHGQPASPTRLGKELLVFVERLEEQMRLLFNIPFAAKFGGATGNFNAHHVAYPQIDWKQFGNKFVETNLGLQHSFPTTQIEHYDHFAAFFDALKRINTIIIDLDRDIWTYVSMDYFKQKIKAGEIGSSAMPHKVNPIDFENSEGNLGIANAIFEHLSAKLPISRLQRDLTDSTVLRNVGVPFGHTIIAFEATLKGLNKLLLNESKFAEDLEKNWAVVAEAIQTILRREAYPNPYEALKGLTRTNEAIDKNAIHNFIATLEVSDAVRAELMQITPSNYTGI
- a CDS encoding cation:proton antiporter domain-containing protein, whose amino-acid sequence is MIALNAAAESTHHLQPLISDLGLILMTAGIAVLLFKKMKQPLVLGYLIAGFLAGNHFDFFPSITDMKSVEVWAEIGVIFLLFSLGLEFSFKKLMKVGGTSSITAITQIMFMTLIGYCVGQWMGWGKMDSIFLGATLSISSTTIIIRAFDELGVKGKKFVGIVFGALIVEDIVAILMLVLLSTIAVSDQVSGGELIQSVLKLVFFLIIWFLGGIFIIPTIFKKAKHLMTDEMLLIISLALCLMMVIFAANVGFSPALGAFIMGSIIAETTMAEKIEHLIQPVKDLFGAVFFVSVGMLINPGTLVTYALPVALITLITIFGKAFSSSIGALISGQPLKQSVQTGMSLAQIGEFSFIIATLGMTLKVTSDFLYPIIVAVSAVTTFTTPFLIKYSETFAQFLESKMPKKWVKNINRYSVNAQAIKSVSTWQIVLRSSITQIILHTIIIAAIILLSSRFVAPLVADTRFGNTLAALLTLVIIAPFLWALSLRRVKVEEVEILWEERKYRGALLMLILIRMSLGLFFVGFLLNIFFSPLVAFVALIIAIAAYQIFPKKLNEQYHRIENHFLKNLNDRENKKIDRRYANLMPWDGHMSFFEIKKESNLVGKTLQELKIREQLGINIAYIKRGEVTIPIPTKNERLFPGDEICVIGTDAQIVEFTKFLTQNETEAPGKVEETNIVLRQLEVSQEEFIQKSIGQFRTKTDGMVVGIERNGNRILNPESSLILEKNDILWVVGDKKKMNALLAAK